The sequence below is a genomic window from Desulfovibrio sp. JC022.
GATAAAAAGCATCAGGAATGGCTGAAGAGGAAAGAGAAAAATGAGGCATAAAAAGTCCGGAAGAAAGTTCAACAGAAGTGCTTCCCACAGGAAGGCCATGCTGAGAAACATGGTTCGCTCTCTGCTGACCTACGAACATATCCGTACCACCGAGCCTAAAGCGAAGGAACTGAGAAGCTCTTGCGAAAAGCTGATCACCCTTGCTCTTCGCAACGACCTCCACTCCAGACGTCTTGCTTACAAGACTCTTGAGAACCACGGTCTTGTAAAAAGGCTCTTCGATGAAATCGGCCCCCGCTATGAAGGCGGCGGCGGTGGTTACACCCGCATCATCAAGCTCGCTGAACCCCGTAAGGGTGATTGCGCTCCCATGTGCATCATCGAGCTGACCAAACGTGCCGAGGCTCCTGCTGAAGAAGCTGCGGCAACCACTGAAGCTCCCGCTGAGGAAGCTCAGGAAGCATAAATCAATGCTTATTCAAAGGGGCGGAATACTTTTCCGCCCCTTTTTTTTATAAATACATATAGATATTTCCGATACGAGAGATCAAATGGACTTACGTCGACTCGAAGCCTTTTGTAAGGTGTATGAATTAAAAAGTTTTTCTAAAGCAGGTAAAGAACTGTTCCTTTCCCAGCCCACAATCAGTGCCCATATTTCCACTCTGGAGGAAGAGCTGGGCGTACCTCTTTTTGATCGTCTGGGCCGATCCATTATGGCGACTCAGGCCGGGGAAGTGCTTTACCGCAATGCCAAAGATATTTACAGCCTGATCGGCAAAGCCCAGTCTGAGATAAATATCCTGCGTGATAAAGTTGTCGGTGATCTCGAAATAGGTGGCAGCACCATCCCTTCTCATTATCTCTTGCCTGAAATTTTGTATAATTATTGCAAAAAATACCCAGATGTTAGTGTACACCTGTCAGTAGGTGATACTTCTGAAATTTTGGAAAAAGTGCGTTCCGGCGAGTTGATTGTCGGGGTTGTGGGCGCCACAGCGGATGTTCCGAATATTGAATTTGTCCCTATTATGCGTGATGAGCTTGTGATTGTCGCGCCTCCGGTGCTGGTCCGAAATTATAACGGTATTGATGATATCCAGCATTTGGCGGAATTGCCTTGGGTAATGCGCGAGGGCGGTTCCGGTACTCGTAAGGCCCTTGAGGCCGGATTGTCAGAAATGGGTACCAGTGTCCGTGAACTCAATGTCACGGTCTGGGTTGAATCCACACAGGCCGTGGTTCAGTGTGTCAGGGCTGGACTTGGGGTCAGTGTTACTTCACGTCTCGCAGCCCAGCCGCTTATCGATTCCGGTGAGCTCGTGCATATCAGCGATTTACCGCTGAATCTCGAAAGAAGTTTTTACCTTGCCCACTTGCAGGGAAGGGAGTTTTTTCCTGCGGTGCGTTATTTTATTGAGCATGTTAAAAACATGTCCCAGTAGCTATTTCTAGCTAAAGATGAAGGCCGGATTTGCATATTGCGAATCCGGCCTTTTTTTATTTTTAGTTGCATAGATTAAATATCAATGAATTCCAGATCAGGTATGTGATCAATTTGCCCGGTCTTTTTCAGGTATTTTGAGAAAACTTTTAGTCCTTCAATTTCAGTTTTTCCAAGATCGTAAACCAATCCGTCATAGTATGAACGGCTTTCTTCCAGATCAAGCATGGTTTTGTCTGCGGTCATTTCACAGACTTTTTCAATATTCGACTGGCCCCATTCTTTGGCCCGGATTAAATCCCGCACAGCCTGCTTGACGTCTTCACGCTGAGCAGCATCGCGGCGCACTGTCCAGATTCCAAAAATGAAAGGTAGGCCGGTCCATCTTATCCATTCTTCGCCTAGATCAAAAATATATGGATATTCTTCATGCTTGCGTAAGTTCAGTGCCTCATCGCCAATGCACAGGATCGCTTCAGGCTTGTCCCCGGCTTCAAGTCGCTCTGTGGCATTTCCTGTCTCATAGGTAGCGTTAAGAGGGATGTATTCTGAGAGCAGGATTTTTAGCAGGGCCGCGGAAGTGTGTGTTTGGGCACTGACCAGCACATTGCAGCCCTTAAGCTGTTCCAGCGGCTTGCGGCTGATCATGATCACAGATTGCACCGGTCCGCGGCTGCCGATAGCGAGATCGGGCAGCAGCAGGTACTGCTCGGAATGGCGCAAATATTCGATGCTGGAGTTTGATGAAATGTGCATCAATCCTTCAGACATCATTTTGTTCAACTGAGCGGGCGGCCCGTAAACGAATTCAAAGTCGTTATCTATCAATCCAGATTCAAGCGGGTAATAGATAGGCAAAACGTTTAGATACGATATGCGTCCGACTTTAACCTTATCCATCAGCATTCTCCGCAAGGGTGTAATCCATGAGACGCTGCTTGGGTACGAATCCGGCTTTATTGATCAGGTTATGAATCTCGCCTTCGGAAAGTCTGAAGCTCACACCTGCTGCTTTAACCACGTTTTCTTCAATCATGGTTGAGCCGAAGTCGTTGCCGCCGTAGAAAAGGGCCAGCTGTGAAATTTTCGGGCCCATGGTCACCCATGAAACCTGCACATTGTCGAAGTTATCCAGCACAATTCTGGAAACTGCCAGCATGCGCAAATATTCAACGCTGGTCATTTTGCGGGCGTCGGGAATATTCGTGTTGTCCGGCTGGAAGGTCCAGGGAATGAAAGCTGTGAATCCGGCTGTGCGGTCCTGCACCTCGCGCAAGGCAAAAAGATGTTTGATACGGTCCACGGGCTGTTCTTCGTGCCCGAACATCATGGTCGCAGTGGTGCGCAGTCCTAAATTATGGGCAGTTTCCATCACTTCCAGCCATTTGGCGGTATTGCATTTCTTGGGCGCGATATGGCTGCGTACTTCATCAACTAGGATTTCAGCACCGCCACCGGGGATGGAAGCAAGGCCGGCAGCGATCAAACGCTCCAGCACTTCCTTGATGGAAATCCCGTTCAGTTCGCTCCAGTAAACCACTTCCGGCGGGGAGAAGGCATGGATGTGAACAGGGTAATTTTCCTTAATGAAGCGCAGCATGTCCTCATAAAAATCGAGGGTCAAGTCGGGGTGGTGTCCGCCCTGCATCAGAATCTGGGTGCCGCCGAGATCTATGGTTTCCTGAATCTTCCGGCCCAGTTCTTCCTTGCTGATCACGAAGCCGCCGTCTTTTCCCGGAGCAACATAAAACGCGCAAAAACGGCAACCGCAATCACATATATTGGAGTAGTTGATATTGCGGTCAACTACGTAGGTCACGTTCGGTTCAGGATGCTTTTTCATTCTGATGGAGTGGGCAAGGCTACCCAGATCAAAAAGATCAGCCTTTTCCATCAAGGTAACCGCTTCATCAAAATTGATGCGTTCCCCTGCCATTACTTTTTCGCCGATTTCAAGAACTTCAGCAGGACTTTGTGTAAGATTATTCATGTTTTTAAACCTCATTAAAAGCAGCATCGCGTTCGACTGGCGTGAACCCGCAACCGACGATCATTTGTTTCAGCTCAGAGCGGCTAAGGCCCTGTTCTGATTTGGCTCCGGCCATGTGCCCGATTTTTTCTTCGACCACGGTTCCGTCAAAATCATCAGCCCCGAAATGGAGCGCGGTCTGGGCCTGTTTGACTCCAAGCATTACCCAGTAGGCCTTGATATGCGGGATATTGTCGAGCATAAGACGGCTGACCGCCATGTTGCGCAGTTCATCGACTCCAGTCAGGGGATTGTCGATTTTTAGCCTGCTGTTCTCGGTCAGGAAGGGTAGGGGGATGAAACAATTGAATCCACCTGAAATATCCTGCTGGCGACGCAACTGGTCAAGATGATCCACGCGGTCGGCATATGATTCCACATGACCGTAAAGCATGGTGCAGTTGGTTGTGTAGCCTTGTTCATGGGCTTCACCGTGAATGCGCAGCCACTCCTTGCCGGGTAGTTTTTCAGGGCAGATTTTGGCGCGGACATCGGGATTGAAAATTTCAGCACCGCCTCCGGTGAGCATCTCAGATCCGGCAGCTTTAAGCCGCTTGAGAACGTCAGTAGTGGAGATCCCTTCAGCTATAGCAAGATGGTCAATTTCTACAGCGGTGAATGATTTAATCACTGCTTGCGGAAGACGTTTCTTTATTTCAACGAAAGTTTCTTCGAAAAAAGAAAGCGGAATGTCATGATGACATCCACCGACCACGTGGACTTCACGGGGCGGGATGGGCGCTTCTTCTAATTTTGTGAGAATATCTTCCTTGCTGAGCTTGAAAGAACCGTTTTCTTCCGGTTTGCGGGCATAGGCACAGAACAAACAGCCGTTTACACAGATGTTGGTGTAATTAATGTGGCGGTTGATTACGTAGAAGGTTTTGTTGCCGTGCAGCTTGCGTCTGTAGATGGAAGCAAGTGCGCCCAGAGCATTAAGGTCGGGACAGTTGAAGAGGGTAAGTCCGTCCTCGATGGAAAGTCGTTCCCCGGCAAGCACTTTGTCGAGAATGTTTCCGAGTCCGGCATTTTTGAAATAGTTTTCTGAGATCATTTATATTCACCTTTGTTCAGCCGTAAATAAAAGTCGCTTTCAGCCATGTCAACACTGGATTTCCGGCTCTTAAAAATATAAAAACATTGTCCATGAGCAAAATATTGAAATTGGGCTATTCGCCCTGTCCGAACGATACATTTATTTTTCATGCCCTCGCCAACGGGGCTGTCAGCATAGACCCTTTCAAACTGGACGTCACCCTTGCGGACGTGGAAGAGCTAAATTCCATGGCCCAGTCCGGGAAAATG
It includes:
- the mqnE gene encoding aminofutalosine synthase MqnE, with protein sequence MISENYFKNAGLGNILDKVLAGERLSIEDGLTLFNCPDLNALGALASIYRRKLHGNKTFYVINRHINYTNICVNGCLFCAYARKPEENGSFKLSKEDILTKLEEAPIPPREVHVVGGCHHDIPLSFFEETFVEIKKRLPQAVIKSFTAVEIDHLAIAEGISTTDVLKRLKAAGSEMLTGGGAEIFNPDVRAKICPEKLPGKEWLRIHGEAHEQGYTTNCTMLYGHVESYADRVDHLDQLRRQQDISGGFNCFIPLPFLTENSRLKIDNPLTGVDELRNMAVSRLMLDNIPHIKAYWVMLGVKQAQTALHFGADDFDGTVVEEKIGHMAGAKSEQGLSRSELKQMIVGCGFTPVERDAAFNEV
- a CDS encoding selenium metabolism-associated LysR family transcriptional regulator, producing the protein MDLRRLEAFCKVYELKSFSKAGKELFLSQPTISAHISTLEEELGVPLFDRLGRSIMATQAGEVLYRNAKDIYSLIGKAQSEINILRDKVVGDLEIGGSTIPSHYLLPEILYNYCKKYPDVSVHLSVGDTSEILEKVRSGELIVGVVGATADVPNIEFVPIMRDELVIVAPPVLVRNYNGIDDIQHLAELPWVMREGGSGTRKALEAGLSEMGTSVRELNVTVWVESTQAVVQCVRAGLGVSVTSRLAAQPLIDSGELVHISDLPLNLERSFYLAHLQGREFFPAVRYFIEHVKNMSQ
- the rplQ gene encoding 50S ribosomal protein L17, with translation MRHKKSGRKFNRSASHRKAMLRNMVRSLLTYEHIRTTEPKAKELRSSCEKLITLALRNDLHSRRLAYKTLENHGLVKRLFDEIGPRYEGGGGGYTRIIKLAEPRKGDCAPMCIIELTKRAEAPAEEAAATTEAPAEEAQEA
- a CDS encoding menaquinone biosynthesis protein, with protein sequence MDKVKVGRISYLNVLPIYYPLESGLIDNDFEFVYGPPAQLNKMMSEGLMHISSNSSIEYLRHSEQYLLLPDLAIGSRGPVQSVIMISRKPLEQLKGCNVLVSAQTHTSAALLKILLSEYIPLNATYETGNATERLEAGDKPEAILCIGDEALNLRKHEEYPYIFDLGEEWIRWTGLPFIFGIWTVRRDAAQREDVKQAVRDLIRAKEWGQSNIEKVCEMTADKTMLDLEESRSYYDGLVYDLGKTEIEGLKVFSKYLKKTGQIDHIPDLEFIDI
- the mqnC gene encoding cyclic dehypoxanthinyl futalosine synthase; the encoded protein is MNNLTQSPAEVLEIGEKVMAGERINFDEAVTLMEKADLFDLGSLAHSIRMKKHPEPNVTYVVDRNINYSNICDCGCRFCAFYVAPGKDGGFVISKEELGRKIQETIDLGGTQILMQGGHHPDLTLDFYEDMLRFIKENYPVHIHAFSPPEVVYWSELNGISIKEVLERLIAAGLASIPGGGAEILVDEVRSHIAPKKCNTAKWLEVMETAHNLGLRTTATMMFGHEEQPVDRIKHLFALREVQDRTAGFTAFIPWTFQPDNTNIPDARKMTSVEYLRMLAVSRIVLDNFDNVQVSWVTMGPKISQLALFYGGNDFGSTMIEENVVKAAGVSFRLSEGEIHNLINKAGFVPKQRLMDYTLAENADG